The Arthrobacter sp. NicSoilC5 genome has a window encoding:
- a CDS encoding HNH endonuclease signature motif containing protein, whose protein sequence is MGKAAVVRAFGEIRAALAVLNAEVDGAGAVPFSAADPLAGLADGCLEILAGSREVEAGIAGLKAKAAVGYAESAHVVAGPDVPVRAQEMAVAAEIGCVLALGPRASSSFLVTSHAVTATLPRTLEALQAGAISWSHAVVMADETACLDPDGAAALEAHFLDPDAPDRARGCPVGGLPAHRFKAKARTWRERHQAGSIEQRHAKGVADRRVEFRPDQDGMAWLSAYLPADQALAGWNRLTAAARGMQGPDEPRSMPQLRADTFTEAILTNGTPNGGNSTGNSTGNGAGTDQPSSGIRAQVLVTVPAFSLMGQTDEPAMLDGYGPIPPSMARALVASGAGSFYRVLVDPRDGAPLEIGRTSYRVTGAMRSWLRLRDGKCPFPGCSNNSLDNDADHILAWAKGGTTGISNLGQPCPKHHKLRHTTAWKPTPATKNEPPGWTSPTGRHYQSEHQDWEPPRWPSGFLQGERYLPGGHIMPAEGVVPGEPSLAEERSLLEEALLQHLVS, encoded by the coding sequence ATGGGGAAGGCAGCGGTGGTGAGGGCGTTCGGGGAGATCCGTGCTGCCCTTGCTGTGCTGAATGCCGAGGTGGACGGGGCCGGTGCGGTGCCTTTTTCTGCGGCTGACCCTCTCGCTGGTTTGGCGGATGGTTGCCTGGAGATTCTGGCCGGTTCCCGTGAGGTTGAAGCCGGGATCGCAGGGTTGAAGGCCAAGGCTGCCGTTGGGTATGCGGAGAGCGCCCACGTTGTTGCGGGCCCGGATGTTCCGGTGCGTGCGCAGGAGATGGCGGTCGCGGCGGAGATCGGATGCGTGCTGGCCCTGGGGCCGCGGGCGTCGTCGTCGTTCCTGGTCACCTCGCACGCTGTCACGGCGACGTTGCCGCGGACGTTGGAGGCGTTGCAGGCCGGGGCGATCTCCTGGAGCCACGCGGTGGTGATGGCGGACGAGACAGCGTGCCTTGATCCTGATGGGGCTGCGGCGTTGGAAGCGCATTTCCTGGACCCGGACGCCCCGGACCGGGCGAGGGGGTGCCCGGTGGGTGGGTTGCCGGCGCACCGGTTCAAGGCCAAGGCCCGTACCTGGCGGGAACGCCACCAGGCCGGGTCCATCGAACAACGCCACGCCAAAGGGGTCGCTGACCGGCGGGTGGAGTTCCGGCCGGACCAGGACGGGATGGCCTGGCTGTCCGCGTATCTGCCCGCGGACCAGGCCCTGGCCGGGTGGAACCGGCTCACCGCCGCCGCCCGGGGCATGCAGGGACCGGACGAGCCCCGCAGCATGCCCCAACTCCGGGCGGACACCTTCACCGAAGCGATCCTCACCAATGGCACACCGAACGGCGGCAACAGCACCGGCAACAGCACCGGCAACGGTGCCGGAACCGACCAGCCGTCGTCGGGTATCCGCGCGCAGGTGCTGGTCACGGTCCCGGCGTTCTCGCTGATGGGCCAGACCGATGAACCGGCGATGCTGGACGGGTACGGTCCCATCCCGCCGTCAATGGCCCGGGCACTCGTCGCCTCCGGTGCTGGCTCGTTCTACCGGGTGTTGGTGGATCCTCGGGACGGGGCACCGTTGGAGATCGGCCGGACAAGCTACCGGGTCACCGGCGCGATGCGGTCCTGGCTGCGGCTGCGGGACGGCAAATGCCCGTTCCCGGGCTGCAGCAACAACTCCCTGGACAACGACGCCGACCACATCCTCGCCTGGGCCAAGGGCGGCACCACCGGAATCAGCAACCTGGGACAGCCCTGCCCGAAACACCACAAACTCCGCCACACCACCGCCTGGAAACCCACCCCCGCCACCAAGAACGAACCACCCGGCTGGACCTCACCCACCGGCCGCCACTACCAAAGCGAACACCAGGACTGGGAACCACCTCGCTGGCCCTCGGGATTCCTGCAAGGTGAAAGGTACCTGCCAGGTGGGCACATCATGCCGGCCGAAGGGGTGGTGCCTGGAGAACCGAGCCTTGCCGAAGAGCGCAGCCTCCTCGAAGAAGCGCTCCTCCAGCACCTTGTCTCGTGA
- a CDS encoding zinc-dependent alcohol dehydrogenase family protein, whose protein sequence is MRAIVLDQIAGPLAVREVGEPEVPVGGVVISVVATGLCRSDWHAWAGHDDIALPHVPGHEFAGVVASVGPGVTKWTAGDRVTAPFVEGCGACEWCLSGNAQVCPEQQQPGFTHWGSFAGQVVIHAADTNLVAIPEGVSFEAAASLGCRFATAYRALTGRADLNADEWVTVIGAGGVGLSTVMIAKALGGKVIAVDRNPAALEVAARLGADHVLVADGSDVPAQVHALTGGSHVSVDAVGSEQTCADALLSLRRRGRHVQIGLLPPVEGHPRVPMARVIAWELDVFGSHGMAAADYPGMLALIESGALEPQKLIERVIGLEEAAEMLPRLDTANVAGMTMIDPTR, encoded by the coding sequence GTGCGCGCGATTGTCTTGGACCAGATTGCAGGGCCGCTGGCCGTCCGGGAGGTTGGAGAGCCTGAGGTGCCGGTGGGCGGCGTCGTCATCAGCGTCGTTGCGACGGGGCTCTGCCGCAGCGACTGGCATGCCTGGGCAGGACATGACGATATAGCGCTGCCGCATGTCCCGGGCCACGAATTCGCCGGTGTCGTTGCCAGTGTTGGCCCGGGAGTGACGAAGTGGACGGCCGGCGACCGGGTTACCGCACCATTCGTCGAGGGCTGTGGCGCGTGCGAGTGGTGCCTCAGCGGCAATGCGCAGGTTTGCCCGGAGCAGCAACAGCCTGGCTTCACGCACTGGGGTTCGTTTGCCGGGCAGGTGGTGATCCACGCGGCGGACACCAATCTCGTGGCAATTCCCGAGGGCGTCAGCTTCGAGGCAGCCGCCAGCCTGGGATGCCGGTTCGCCACTGCCTACCGTGCGCTGACCGGCCGGGCCGACCTTAATGCCGATGAGTGGGTTACCGTCATCGGGGCAGGCGGCGTGGGGCTCAGCACCGTCATGATCGCCAAGGCCCTCGGCGGCAAAGTGATTGCTGTTGACCGGAACCCGGCCGCCCTTGAGGTGGCTGCGCGCCTCGGCGCGGACCACGTCCTGGTTGCAGACGGTTCAGACGTTCCGGCACAGGTGCACGCGCTCACGGGAGGTAGCCATGTCTCGGTCGACGCCGTCGGCAGCGAACAGACGTGCGCCGACGCACTCCTGAGCCTGCGCCGCCGGGGGCGGCACGTCCAGATCGGGCTCCTGCCGCCCGTGGAAGGCCACCCCCGTGTGCCCATGGCGCGGGTGATTGCGTGGGAACTGGACGTCTTTGGAAGCCACGGGATGGCCGCTGCGGACTACCCCGGAATGCTCGCCTTGATTGAGTCAGGAGCGCTCGAACCGCAGAAGTTGATCGAACGCGTGATTGGTCTGGAGGAGGCTGCCGAAATGCTGCCCCGGCTTGATACCGCCAACGTTGCGGGCATGACGATGATCGATCCGACCCGCTGA